The genomic stretch GTGGAAGGCGCAGCCCGAGGGGATGCGCATCAGGTTGGGCGGCAGGCCCTTGATGGCGTAGAGCTCCTGGCCCTTCTGGTCCAGGCGCGGGATGGAGTCGAGCAGGCCGCGGGTGTAGGGGTGGGCCGGGGCCTTGTAGATGTCGTGCACGGGCGCCGACTCCACGATCCGGCCCGCGTACATCACGGCGATCCGGTCGGCGACGTCCGCGACCACTCCGAGGTCGTGGGTGATGAGGATCAGGCCCATGTTGTACTCGCGCTGGAGCTCCGCGAGCAGATCCATCACCTGGGCCTGGACGGTGACGTCGAGGGCGGTGGTCGGCTCGTCGGCGATGATCAGGGCGGGCTCCAGGGCCAGCGCCATCGCGATCATGATGCGTTGGCGCATTCCGCCGGAGAACTGGTGCGGGTACTGCTTGACCCGCTCCTTCGCGGCGGGGATGCGGACCCGGTCCATCAGCTCCACGGCCTTGGCGCGCGCGTCCTTGCGGGACATCCCGCGGTGCACCGTGAACATCTCGCCGAGCTGGTCGCCGACGCTGAGCACCGGGTTCAGGGAGGACAGCGCGTCCTGGAAGATCATCGCCATCTCGGCGCCGCGGATCTTCCGGCGCTCCTCCTCCTTCAGCTTCAGCAGGTCCTTGCCCTGGAAGAGGATCTCGCCCGAGGTGATCCGGCCCGGCGGCATGTCGAGGATGCCCATGACCGCCTGCGCGGTGACCGACTTGCCGGAGCCGGACTCGCCGAGCACGGCGAGGGTCTCGCCGGCGTCCACGGCGTAGTTGACGCCGTTGACCGCCTTGGCGACGCCGTCCCTGGTCCGGAACTCCACGTGCAGATCACGCACTTCGAGGAGCACGTCTCACCTCAGCTTCGGATCGAGGGCGTCGCGGACCGCGTCGCCGAGCATGATGAAGGCCAGGACGGTGATCGCCAGGGCGCCCGAGGGCCAGAGCAGGGCGTGCGGCGCGTTGCGGATGTAGGGCG from Streptomyces davaonensis JCM 4913 encodes the following:
- a CDS encoding ABC transporter ATP-binding protein; its protein translation is MLLEVRDLHVEFRTRDGVAKAVNGVNYAVDAGETLAVLGESGSGKSVTAQAVMGILDMPPGRITSGEILFQGKDLLKLKEEERRKIRGAEMAMIFQDALSSLNPVLSVGDQLGEMFTVHRGMSRKDARAKAVELMDRVRIPAAKERVKQYPHQFSGGMRQRIMIAMALALEPALIIADEPTTALDVTVQAQVMDLLAELQREYNMGLILITHDLGVVADVADRIAVMYAGRIVESAPVHDIYKAPAHPYTRGLLDSIPRLDQKGQELYAIKGLPPNLMRIPSGCAFHPRCPMAQDVCRTDEPPLYDVSEERGSACHFWRECLHG